A single genomic interval of Gouania willdenowi chromosome 22, fGouWil2.1, whole genome shotgun sequence harbors:
- the cimip5 gene encoding ciliary microtubule inner protein 5: MDHGMDRVSVRRASSAGYRLPTGSHGIMPVTSAQPPDRTRHTRGSVHVALDLDHRNPVQRDRLWREMVKSERRAVLEWEKNWSFLESSDHLGWLRSEEPFPNDGSLSSDSIPHTSNQVLGSRLSTTLADTLLTMDRLVLWAGGHHHRGKKDPEMLPC, from the exons ATGGACCACGGGATGGACAGGGTGAGCGTGCGGCGTGCGTCCTCCGCAGGCTACCGTTTACCGACTGGATCCCACGGCATCATGCCGGTAACCAGCGCTCAGCCTCCGGACAGGACGAGGCACACCAGGGGGTCGGTTCATGTGGCCCTAGACCTGGACCACAGGAACCCAGTTCAACGGGACCGACTGTGGAGAGAGATGGTGAAGAGTgagaggagagcagtgctggagtg GGAGAAAAACTGGAGCTTCCTCGAGAGTTCTGATCATCTG GGTTGGCTGAGGTCAGAGGAGCCGTTTCCCAATGATGGATCCCTCTCCTCTGACTCCATCCCTCACACCAGTAACCAGGTGCTGGGAAGCAGGCTGTCCACTACCCTGGCTGACACACTGCTCACAATGGATAGACTGGTGTTGTGGGCAGGAGGCCATCACCACAGGGGCAAAAAAGATCCAGAGATGCTGCCCTGCTAG